In Kordiimonas pumila, a single genomic region encodes these proteins:
- a CDS encoding AMP-binding protein, with translation MLGPSAHIDTFTRDNLPPFEYWPELNLDHENFQYPEYLNAGVELTDKMVERGFGDHIALIGHGRKRTYKELTDWTNRIARVLVEDFRIQPGNRILIRSGNNPAMVAVWLAVTKAGAVAVNSMPMLRSNELNKIIDKAEIKLALCDVRLTEEIMPCLEVTGLEQVITFDGTSNFNAELDMLALDKPVTFNAVMTGRDDVALLGFTSGTTGAPKATMHFHRDLMIIADGYAKEVLAVTPDDIFVGSPPLAFTFGLGGLAIFPLRFGATATLLEDATPARLIEIIETYSATICFTAPTAYRAMMAAMEKGADLSSLRIAVSAGETLPASVYNEWSQKTGKPLLDGIGATEMLHIFISNRLDDSKPSVTGKAVTGYEAKIVDDCMQELPRGAVGRLAVRGPTGCRYLADDRQAVYVAGGWNITGDTFFQDDEGYFHFAARNDDMIISSGYNIAGPEVEDALLGHAAVLECAVVGVPDNERGQIVEAHVVLRANYTASDELRVALQSHVKKAIAPYKYPRSIVFRDALPKTPAGKIKRFVIRDESA, from the coding sequence ATGCTAGGTCCTAGTGCACATATAGATACATTTACGCGTGATAATTTACCACCGTTTGAGTATTGGCCAGAGTTGAACCTCGATCATGAAAATTTTCAATACCCTGAGTATTTGAATGCTGGGGTTGAGTTGACGGATAAAATGGTTGAGCGTGGTTTTGGTGATCATATTGCCCTTATTGGGCATGGTAGGAAGCGCACTTATAAAGAGCTAACAGACTGGACAAACCGTATCGCCCGTGTGTTGGTTGAAGACTTTCGTATTCAGCCAGGAAACCGAATATTAATTCGTTCGGGCAATAACCCTGCAATGGTTGCCGTATGGCTTGCTGTTACCAAAGCCGGAGCCGTTGCTGTAAACAGTATGCCGATGCTGCGATCAAACGAACTGAATAAAATTATTGATAAGGCCGAGATCAAACTGGCGCTCTGTGATGTGCGCTTGACGGAAGAAATTATGCCATGTCTTGAGGTAACCGGCCTTGAACAGGTTATTACCTTTGACGGAACCTCTAATTTTAATGCAGAGCTTGATATGCTTGCGCTTGATAAACCCGTTACCTTCAACGCTGTCATGACCGGACGGGATGATGTAGCGCTGCTTGGCTTCACCTCTGGGACAACAGGGGCACCAAAAGCAACCATGCACTTCCACCGTGACCTTATGATTATTGCCGATGGGTATGCAAAAGAAGTTCTGGCTGTAACGCCAGATGATATTTTTGTAGGGTCGCCGCCGCTTGCTTTTACCTTTGGTTTGGGGGGGCTTGCAATTTTCCCGCTTCGTTTTGGGGCTACGGCCACGTTGCTTGAAGATGCCACCCCAGCAAGGCTTATTGAAATTATTGAAACCTACAGCGCTACAATTTGTTTTACAGCGCCTACAGCATACCGTGCGATGATGGCTGCTATGGAAAAAGGCGCTGATCTTTCTTCGCTTCGTATCGCTGTTTCTGCCGGGGAAACATTACCTGCTTCAGTTTATAATGAGTGGTCTCAAAAAACCGGTAAACCCTTGCTGGATGGCATCGGTGCTACGGAGATGTTGCATATCTTTATTTCGAACCGGCTTGACGATTCAAAACCAAGTGTAACAGGTAAGGCCGTTACCGGGTATGAAGCCAAAATTGTTGATGATTGCATGCAGGAATTACCGCGCGGCGCGGTGGGGAGGCTAGCTGTTCGTGGGCCAACAGGGTGTCGCTATCTAGCTGATGATAGGCAGGCTGTTTATGTTGCTGGTGGCTGGAATATTACAGGCGATACCTTTTTTCAGGACGATGAAGGCTATTTTCATTTTGCTGCGCGCAATGACGATATGATTATTTCATCGGGCTATAATATTGCTGGCCCAGAAGTTGAAGACGCACTTCTAGGTCATGCTGCAGTTCTCGAATGTGCGGTGGTGGGTGTGCCAGATAATGAACGCGGCCAAATTGTTGAGGCCCACGTAGTTTTACGGGCAAATTATACAGCATCTGATGAGCTTCGTGTTGCCCTGCAAAGCCATGTCAAAAAAGCAATTGCACCTTATAAATATCCACGGTCAATTGTGTTCAGAGATGCTTTGCCCAAAACCCCTGCGGGGAAAATAAAACGTTTTGTTATCAGGGATGAAAGCGCATGA
- a CDS encoding acyl-CoA dehydrogenase family protein, protein MADTTFLEWPFLEEKHRTLAAKLEAWAQINLPVDHSDVDRACRELVSLLGLAGWLDYTSVNPDTGDAIDVRSLCIIRETLARHDGLADFAFAMQGLGTGALSLFGTLEQQTLLKGTRSGMLVSAFALTEPETGSDAARLATSAEDCGDCYVLNGEKTWISNGGIADYYTVFARTGNIAGAKGISAFMVMADTPGLEVVERLEAVAPHPLAHLRFNHVKVPKSALIGEEGQGFKIAMSVLDVFRASVGAAALGFARRALEESLSRVTSRKIFDAPMADLQMVQGHIADMALEIDAAALLVYRAAWKKDSGAVRITREAAMAKLYATEAGQRVIDQAVQLHGGDGVRRGTIVESLYREIRALRIYEGASDVQKVVIARSVIAN, encoded by the coding sequence ATGGCTGATACAACTTTCCTTGAGTGGCCATTTCTTGAAGAAAAACACCGAACTCTGGCCGCTAAGCTAGAAGCATGGGCGCAGATTAATTTACCTGTCGATCATAGTGATGTTGACCGTGCCTGTAGAGAGCTTGTTAGCCTGCTCGGGTTGGCGGGCTGGCTAGACTATACATCAGTAAATCCTGATACGGGTGATGCAATCGATGTGCGAAGCTTGTGTATTATTCGGGAAACGCTAGCGCGTCATGACGGGTTAGCAGACTTTGCTTTTGCAATGCAGGGGCTAGGGACAGGTGCTCTGTCGTTATTTGGAACACTAGAGCAGCAAACGCTGCTTAAAGGAACACGATCAGGAATGCTGGTGTCTGCTTTTGCTCTGACTGAGCCGGAAACAGGCTCTGATGCGGCGAGGTTGGCAACATCAGCGGAAGACTGCGGTGATTGTTATGTTCTAAACGGTGAAAAAACCTGGATTTCAAACGGTGGGATCGCTGATTATTATACTGTCTTTGCCCGGACAGGAAATATTGCTGGGGCAAAAGGTATTTCTGCTTTCATGGTGATGGCAGATACGCCCGGCCTTGAAGTTGTGGAACGGCTAGAGGCGGTTGCGCCGCATCCATTAGCACACCTTAGGTTTAATCATGTGAAAGTGCCAAAATCTGCCCTAATAGGTGAAGAGGGGCAGGGCTTTAAAATTGCGATGTCAGTTCTTGATGTTTTTCGGGCAAGTGTTGGTGCTGCGGCGCTTGGTTTTGCACGCCGCGCGCTTGAGGAAAGCCTTAGCCGAGTGACTAGCCGTAAAATATTTGATGCCCCGATGGCAGATTTACAAATGGTGCAGGGGCATATTGCTGATATGGCCCTTGAGATAGACGCAGCAGCATTACTGGTTTACCGGGCGGCATGGAAAAAAGATAGCGGCGCCGTACGTATCACGCGTGAGGCCGCTATGGCGAAGCTTTATGCAACAGAAGCAGGCCAAAGAGTTATTGATCAAGCGGTGCAATTACACGGAGGAGACGGTGTACGCCGGGGAACAATTGTTGAATCCCTTTACCGTGAAATTCGTGCTTTGCGCATTTATGAAGGGGCATCTGATGTTCAGAAAGTTGTTATTGCCCGTAGTGTGATAGCAAATTGA
- a CDS encoding MarR family winged helix-turn-helix transcriptional regulator produces MNNTDLVVQHVSDQDVHSISKERLRLWLRLLQVNKIIENEIREFLRTEHDTTLPRFDVMAALYKMKKGAKMSELSQALMVSNGNVTGIIDRLVTEGLVIRAAIEGDRRSTRVQLTNAGKKRFEKQAAAHEAKVNELFSAVNYDDAAGIITRLDRLVHEKGE; encoded by the coding sequence ATGAATAATACCGATCTGGTGGTGCAGCATGTAAGTGATCAGGATGTTCATAGCATCTCCAAGGAGCGGCTTCGTCTGTGGCTTCGCTTATTGCAGGTTAACAAAATCATTGAAAATGAAATTCGAGAATTTTTGCGCACCGAACACGATACAACCTTACCTCGTTTTGATGTGATGGCAGCTCTCTATAAAATGAAAAAGGGGGCTAAAATGTCAGAGCTTAGTCAGGCCTTAATGGTCTCAAACGGTAATGTCACAGGGATTATAGACCGCTTGGTTACAGAGGGACTTGTTATCAGGGCTGCTATTGAAGGTGATCGCCGTTCAACCCGTGTGCAGCTTACAAATGCTGGTAAAAAAAGATTTGAAAAACAAGCTGCCGCTCACGAAGCAAAAGTGAACGAATTGTTCAGCGCTGTAAATTATGATGATGCAGCGGGCATCATTACAAGGCTTGACCGCCTCGTGCATGAAAAGGGGGAGTAA
- a CDS encoding enoyl-CoA hydratase family protein, translating to MINRNPKHFLLEIHNKVAVVRLNNPDRKNPLTFESYAELRDMFRDAVYDDEIKAFVFASNEGNFCSGGDVHDIIAPLVAYDMPKLLKFTRMTGDLVKAMIHAPQPIIAAIEGIAVGAGAIVAMASDIRLAANSAKTAFLFNRVGLAGCDMGACAILPRIIGQGRAAELLYTGRTMTAEEGCTWGFFSRIIDAATLEAEALSLAERIASGPSFANMMTKTQLNQEWCMTLDQAIEAEAQAQAICMQTKDFERAYKAFVAKEKPVFEGD from the coding sequence ATGATTAACCGTAACCCAAAACATTTTCTGCTCGAGATACATAACAAGGTTGCTGTTGTTAGGTTGAATAATCCTGACCGGAAAAACCCGCTTACCTTTGAAAGCTATGCTGAGCTCAGAGACATGTTTCGAGATGCTGTCTATGACGATGAAATAAAAGCTTTTGTGTTTGCAAGTAACGAAGGAAACTTTTGCTCTGGCGGTGACGTGCATGATATTATTGCGCCGCTCGTTGCTTATGACATGCCAAAACTTTTAAAGTTCACCCGCATGACAGGAGATCTGGTAAAAGCCATGATCCATGCGCCGCAGCCTATTATTGCGGCCATAGAAGGTATTGCTGTTGGTGCTGGTGCCATTGTAGCAATGGCGTCTGATATACGCCTAGCGGCTAATAGTGCAAAAACGGCTTTTCTTTTTAATCGTGTAGGCCTTGCTGGCTGCGATATGGGTGCGTGCGCAATTTTACCCAGAATTATTGGGCAAGGCAGAGCCGCAGAGCTTCTATATACTGGCCGCACCATGACAGCAGAAGAGGGCTGTACCTGGGGGTTTTTCAGCAGAATTATTGATGCCGCCACGCTTGAAGCTGAAGCCCTTTCTTTGGCAGAGCGTATAGCGAGCGGCCCTAGCTTTGCGAACATGATGACCAAAACCCAGTTGAATCAGGAATGGTGCATGACCCTTGATCAGGCGATTGAGGCAGAGGCGCAAGCACAGGCGATTTGTATGCAAACAAAAGACTTTGAGCGTGCTTATAAGGCTTTTGTAGCCAAAGAAAAACCTGTCTTTGAGGGAGATTGA